A single region of the Halorubrum depositum genome encodes:
- a CDS encoding chemotaxis protein CheA: MDSHRAAFVAEAEDGITDLNNALLALEADPEDAEAMDDVFRVAHTLKGNAAAMGYDGVSDFGHALEDLLDAVRQGEREVTPELMDLLFEGVDAVEAMVAEIADSGEVSTDPSDLERRLREMEERGTVGGDSADDGDSAGDADRSAEGDATRDDAAADGDTADGDDASEVSVPKLPAAAAALDAPVVYADVTVGETAMAGVDAALVLQALDGQFDGHVTVPDPDALEDGEYDEGFDAFVSGADPDVVAEGLDALTQVESVATALVDGAADAADGDGDEWEPAEPEAPSADEVPEAGSADGTDPGDVGADERPDSASGKADRDEIKSIRVDVDQVDELYGLVEQLVTSRIKLRRELEAADAESDTLDELDKLASSLQDTAMDMRLIPFSQVSDSFPRLVRDVSRDLDKRIDFEIEGDDVELDRTILTEMRDPLVHVLRNAVDHGIEPPEEREAAGKDPTGHVRLTAERERDHVIIEVADDGGGLDPDQLREKAVDEGVKSREAVEAMADDEVYDLVFHPGFSTAEEVTDVSGRGVGMDVVRTTARDLDGSVAVESDPGEGTTVRFRLPVTVAIVKVMFVDVGGTEYGIPIKSIAEVARADDVEEVHGDEIVRHEDDLYPVIRLNERLAESGAAAAGSGVGGGPGGGGPGGDDLADGDATGGDPGTATTDGGVADEGMLVRIREETRQVALHCDGVLDQEEVVVKPLDGPLSGTPGLSGTAVLGDGDVVAVLDVVSL, encoded by the coding sequence ATGGACTCCCACCGCGCCGCGTTCGTCGCCGAGGCGGAGGACGGGATCACCGACCTCAACAACGCCCTGCTCGCGCTGGAGGCCGACCCCGAGGACGCCGAGGCGATGGACGACGTGTTCCGCGTCGCCCACACGCTGAAGGGGAACGCCGCGGCGATGGGGTACGACGGCGTCTCCGACTTCGGACACGCCCTCGAGGACCTCCTGGACGCGGTCCGGCAGGGCGAGCGCGAGGTGACGCCCGAGCTGATGGACCTCCTCTTCGAGGGGGTCGACGCCGTCGAGGCGATGGTCGCGGAGATCGCCGATTCGGGCGAGGTGTCGACGGATCCCTCCGACCTGGAGCGCCGCCTCCGCGAGATGGAGGAGCGTGGAACCGTCGGCGGCGATTCGGCCGACGACGGCGACTCGGCGGGCGACGCCGATCGCAGTGCGGAAGGCGACGCGACGAGAGACGACGCCGCTGCCGACGGCGACACCGCCGACGGCGACGACGCCTCCGAGGTCTCCGTCCCGAAGCTCCCCGCGGCCGCCGCGGCGCTCGACGCCCCGGTCGTGTACGCCGACGTGACGGTCGGCGAGACGGCGATGGCCGGGGTCGACGCCGCGCTCGTTCTGCAGGCGCTCGACGGGCAGTTCGACGGCCACGTCACCGTACCGGACCCGGACGCGCTGGAGGACGGCGAGTACGACGAGGGGTTCGACGCGTTCGTCTCCGGCGCCGATCCCGACGTGGTCGCCGAGGGGCTCGACGCGCTCACGCAGGTCGAGTCGGTCGCGACGGCGCTCGTCGACGGGGCGGCCGATGCCGCCGACGGCGACGGCGACGAGTGGGAGCCGGCCGAACCGGAGGCGCCCTCCGCGGACGAGGTGCCGGAAGCGGGCTCCGCGGACGGCACCGATCCGGGGGACGTCGGTGCCGACGAGCGCCCGGACTCCGCGTCCGGAAAGGCCGACCGCGACGAGATCAAGTCGATCCGCGTCGACGTCGACCAGGTCGACGAGCTGTACGGGCTCGTCGAGCAGCTGGTGACGAGCCGGATCAAGCTCCGGCGCGAGCTGGAGGCGGCGGACGCCGAGTCGGACACGTTAGACGAGCTCGACAAGCTCGCCTCCAGCCTGCAGGACACCGCGATGGACATGCGGCTCATCCCGTTCTCGCAGGTGTCGGACTCGTTCCCGCGGCTCGTCCGAGACGTCTCGCGGGACCTCGACAAGCGGATCGACTTCGAGATCGAGGGCGACGACGTCGAGCTCGACCGGACGATCCTCACGGAGATGCGCGACCCGCTCGTCCACGTCCTGCGGAACGCGGTCGACCACGGGATCGAGCCCCCGGAGGAGCGCGAGGCCGCCGGGAAGGACCCGACCGGGCACGTGCGGCTCACGGCCGAGCGGGAGCGCGACCACGTGATCATCGAGGTCGCCGACGACGGCGGCGGGCTCGACCCGGACCAGCTCCGCGAGAAGGCGGTCGACGAGGGCGTCAAGAGCCGCGAGGCGGTCGAGGCGATGGCGGACGACGAGGTCTACGACCTCGTCTTCCACCCCGGCTTCTCCACCGCGGAGGAGGTCACGGACGTCTCCGGGCGCGGCGTCGGGATGGACGTCGTCCGGACCACCGCCCGCGACCTCGACGGCTCCGTCGCGGTCGAGAGCGACCCCGGCGAGGGGACTACGGTCCGCTTCCGACTCCCGGTCACCGTCGCCATCGTGAAGGTGATGTTCGTCGACGTCGGCGGCACGGAGTACGGCATCCCGATCAAGTCGATCGCGGAGGTCGCCCGTGCGGACGACGTGGAGGAGGTCCACGGTGACGAGATCGTCCGCCACGAGGACGACCTCTACCCCGTGATCCGGCTGAACGAGCGCCTCGCGGAGAGCGGCGCCGCGGCCGCCGGGTCGGGGGTGGGCGGCGGTCCCGGCGGTGGCGGTCCCGGCGGCGACGACCTCGCGGACGGCGACGCTACGGGCGGCGATCCCGGGACTGCGACGACCGACGGCGGCGTCGCCGACGAGGGGATGCTCGTGCGGATCCGCGAGGAGACGCGCCAGGTCGCGCTCCACTGCGACGGCGTGCTCGATCAGGAGGAAGTGGTGGTGAAACCGCTCGACGGCCCGCTGTCGGGGACGCCGGGGCTCAGCGGTACGGCGGTCCTCGGCGACGGCGACGTCGTGGCCGTCCTCGACGTGGTGAGCCTATGA
- the cheB gene encoding chemotaxis-specific protein-glutamate methyltransferase CheB — protein sequence MSRTTDRRGGRDDSLRVVVVDDSPFMRGLIADLLTDAGVAVVGEAGDGAEALSVVAETRPDVVTMDVEMPGMGGLEAVERLMDETPTPVLMLSAHTAAGAEVTFEALERGAVDFFSKPGGEVSTGVSRESDRLVEAVRSVADADLDAATRDRRERDLAGGGPGGSATGSTGPTGASTGISPTATAVDLDAPLTVVIGASTGGPNAVERVLSALPMADCRVVVVQHMPEAFTSRFADRLDEASAYDVREASDGARIGAGEAVVARGGSHTRIDGYRAGRLRVKLDEDDSQSVTPAADVTMRSAAAVVDDPLVGVVLTGMGSDAAEGIRAMADAGARTIAQSEDTCVIYGMPKRAVQTGGVDEIHDLDDVAGAIVGGAA from the coding sequence ATGAGTAGGACGACGGATCGGCGGGGCGGTCGCGACGACTCCTTGCGGGTGGTTGTCGTCGACGACTCGCCGTTCATGCGGGGGCTGATCGCCGATCTCCTGACGGATGCCGGGGTGGCGGTGGTCGGCGAGGCCGGCGACGGCGCGGAGGCGCTGTCGGTGGTCGCCGAGACGCGTCCGGACGTGGTGACGATGGACGTCGAGATGCCGGGGATGGGCGGATTGGAGGCCGTCGAGCGGCTGATGGACGAGACGCCGACGCCCGTCCTGATGCTGTCCGCGCACACCGCGGCGGGCGCGGAGGTCACCTTCGAGGCGCTCGAACGCGGCGCGGTCGACTTCTTTTCGAAGCCGGGCGGCGAGGTGTCCACCGGCGTCTCCCGCGAGTCGGACCGGCTCGTCGAGGCGGTCAGGTCGGTCGCGGACGCCGACCTCGACGCGGCGACGCGCGACCGGCGCGAGCGCGACCTCGCCGGCGGCGGACCGGGCGGCTCGGCGACCGGTTCGACGGGCCCGACCGGCGCGAGCACGGGCATCTCGCCGACCGCGACGGCTGTCGACCTCGACGCGCCGCTGACGGTCGTGATCGGCGCGTCGACCGGCGGGCCGAACGCGGTCGAGCGCGTGCTGTCGGCGCTGCCGATGGCGGACTGCCGGGTCGTCGTCGTCCAGCACATGCCGGAGGCGTTCACCTCGCGGTTCGCCGACCGGCTCGACGAGGCCTCCGCGTACGACGTGCGCGAGGCGAGCGACGGGGCCCGGATCGGGGCCGGCGAGGCGGTCGTCGCCCGCGGCGGGAGCCACACGCGGATCGACGGCTACCGCGCCGGGCGGCTCCGCGTCAAGCTCGACGAGGACGACTCGCAGTCGGTGACGCCGGCCGCCGACGTGACGATGCGCTCGGCGGCCGCGGTCGTCGACGACCCGCTCGTCGGCGTCGTGCTGACCGGGATGGGGTCGGACGCCGCGGAGGGGATCCGCGCGATGGCCGACGCCGGCGCCCGCACGATCGCCCAGAGCGAGGACACCTGCGTCATCTACGGGATGCCCAAGCGCGCGGTGCAGACGGGGGGTGTCGACGAGATCCACGACCTCGACGACGTCGCCGGCGCGATCGTGGGAGGTGCGGCCTGA
- a CDS encoding chemotaxis protein CheW, whose amino-acid sequence MAATETEAEPTKVLEFGLGDGTYCLDIGVIDEIVDAGELTRIPNSPDHVEGVMDLRGRTTTIVDPKTLFDIEAEGPRERIVVFDDDEIDEGGTVGWMVDEVFQVRDVAPGDVDRGTTVDDEGIRGIVKSDDRFVVWVSPDVEEITDIDAADVVSEESEP is encoded by the coding sequence ATGGCAGCCACCGAGACGGAGGCCGAACCCACGAAGGTGTTGGAGTTCGGGCTGGGCGACGGGACGTACTGTCTGGACATCGGCGTCATCGACGAGATCGTCGACGCCGGCGAGCTGACGCGCATCCCCAACTCGCCGGACCACGTCGAGGGCGTGATGGACCTCCGCGGGCGGACGACGACGATCGTCGACCCGAAGACGCTGTTCGACATCGAGGCAGAGGGCCCCCGCGAGCGCATCGTCGTGTTCGACGACGACGAGATCGACGAGGGCGGCACCGTCGGCTGGATGGTCGACGAGGTGTTCCAGGTCCGCGACGTCGCTCCCGGCGACGTCGACCGGGGGACGACCGTGGACGACGAGGGGATCCGCGGGATCGTCAAGTCGGACGACCGCTTCGTCGTGTGGGTCTCGCCGGACGTGGAGGAGATCACCGATATCGACGCCGCCGACGTCGTCTCCGAGGAGTCCGAGCCGTAG
- a CDS encoding RAD55 family ATPase: MRATSGVPGFDDLVDGGFPENRLYVVSGPPGSGKTTFCSQFAAQGARNGEDVLYISMHETKEGIRRDMSGYEFGFDRALDTDRVTFLDSFSSDGRRFFGLPGERRDHSGVTNRLTGFINSRDIDRVVFDSTMLLRFLLDDDEDTMIQLLSSLKRTDATTLLISEMTDPSAYSEEHYLAHGVVFMHNYLEDDGMQRGVQVLKMRGTDVDTDIQGVEFTDGGLRVGAAATVTH; encoded by the coding sequence ATGCGCGCCACAAGCGGCGTTCCCGGGTTCGACGACCTCGTCGACGGCGGCTTCCCGGAGAATCGCTTATACGTTGTCAGCGGCCCTCCCGGCAGCGGGAAAACGACGTTCTGCTCGCAGTTCGCCGCGCAGGGGGCCCGCAACGGCGAGGACGTGCTGTACATCAGCATGCACGAGACCAAGGAGGGGATTCGCCGCGACATGAGCGGGTACGAGTTCGGGTTCGACCGCGCGCTCGACACGGACCGAGTCACCTTCCTCGACTCCTTCTCCTCGGACGGCCGCCGGTTCTTCGGGCTCCCCGGCGAGCGCCGGGACCACTCCGGCGTGACGAACCGGCTCACCGGCTTCATCAACTCCCGCGACATCGACCGCGTCGTCTTCGACTCCACCATGCTGTTGCGGTTCCTCCTCGACGACGACGAGGACACGATGATCCAGCTGCTCTCCTCGCTGAAGCGGACGGACGCGACGACGCTGCTCATCTCCGAGATGACCGACCCGAGCGCCTACTCGGAGGAGCACTACCTCGCGCACGGCGTCGTCTTCATGCACAACTACCTCGAAGACGACGGAATGCAGCGCGGGGTCCAGGTGCTGAAGATGCGCGGGACCGACGTGGACACCGACATCCAGGGCGTCGAGTTCACGGACGGCGGGCTCCGCGTCGGCGCCGCCGCGACGGTGACCCACTGA
- a CDS encoding DUF7504 family protein has protein sequence MTVLPDAVRGADSVLVSGPPMSGKYDLFNRLLAEWTDEPVVISTGRTAEKVRDDYETITGRDGADVTVIDCVTHEQGDKREDTPTTKYVGSAGNLTDIGIKFTDVVESSAGRDRAVGVYSLSQLLMYWDPERIYRFTRVMTSQTSGEGWPFVGVVGSTAHDEQVVHTLHEPFEVVVETRVEGDDREFRVRGRVGGPSDWTGF, from the coding sequence ATGACCGTGCTTCCCGACGCTGTCCGCGGCGCCGACAGCGTGCTCGTCAGCGGCCCCCCGATGAGCGGGAAGTACGACCTGTTCAACCGGCTGCTCGCCGAGTGGACCGACGAGCCGGTCGTCATCTCGACCGGCCGCACCGCGGAGAAGGTGCGCGACGACTACGAGACGATCACGGGGCGGGACGGCGCCGACGTGACCGTCATCGACTGCGTCACCCACGAGCAGGGCGACAAGCGCGAGGACACGCCGACGACCAAGTACGTCGGCAGCGCCGGGAACCTCACCGACATCGGGATCAAGTTCACAGACGTCGTCGAGTCGTCGGCCGGCCGCGACCGCGCGGTCGGCGTCTACTCGCTCTCCCAGCTGCTGATGTACTGGGACCCCGAGCGGATCTACCGGTTCACCCGCGTCATGACCTCCCAGACCTCGGGCGAGGGGTGGCCGTTCGTCGGCGTCGTCGGGTCGACGGCGCACGACGAGCAGGTGGTCCACACGCTCCACGAGCCGTTCGAGGTCGTCGTCGAGACGCGCGTCGAGGGCGACGACCGCGAGTTCCGCGTCCGCGGGCGGGTCGGCGGTCCCTCCGACTGGACCGGGTTCTAG
- the glmM gene encoding phosphoglucosamine mutase, translating to MELFGSSGIRGVALRYLTPELVLDIAKAAGSVWDADRVAVARDTRTTGELFANAAASGLAAVGCDVDRLGVVPTPAVGSYCESAGIPAVLVTASHNPPEFNGIKLVGDDGVELSVDVLERVERRVLDDEYDLADWRDAGATTAVEGAVDDYVDQLLDAVDREAIADAGLTVAVDPGHGAASVSSPRIYRELGCEVLTVNATPDGHFPGRDSEPVPENLEALSRLVATSDADVGIAHDGDADRAVFVDEDGGFVDGDTSFAALADACLDPGDTVVSAVNVSQRLVDVCDANDADLELTPIGATNIITRTRELREEGRYVPVAGEGNGGLFFPPYRLSRDGAYIGARFLELLADAGDPASEVVAPYADYRFVRRNVEYADADERDEMLSAARAYVETADAKPNTTDGYRLDYGDAWVLVRPSGTEPKIRVYAESADADRAEQLAADMLVAVESGR from the coding sequence ATGGAGCTGTTCGGATCCAGCGGCATCCGCGGGGTCGCGCTGCGGTACCTCACGCCGGAGCTCGTCCTCGACATCGCGAAGGCGGCCGGATCGGTGTGGGACGCCGACCGGGTCGCCGTCGCCCGCGACACCCGCACCACCGGCGAGCTGTTCGCCAACGCCGCCGCGAGCGGACTGGCCGCGGTCGGCTGCGACGTCGACCGGCTCGGCGTCGTGCCGACGCCCGCGGTCGGCAGCTACTGCGAGTCGGCCGGGATCCCGGCGGTGCTCGTCACGGCCTCGCACAACCCGCCGGAGTTCAACGGGATCAAGCTCGTCGGCGACGATGGCGTCGAGCTCTCGGTCGACGTGCTCGAACGGGTCGAGCGCCGCGTCCTCGACGACGAGTACGATCTCGCCGACTGGCGGGACGCCGGCGCGACGACCGCCGTCGAGGGCGCGGTCGACGACTACGTCGACCAGCTGCTCGACGCGGTCGACCGCGAGGCGATCGCCGACGCCGGCCTGACGGTCGCGGTCGATCCCGGCCACGGGGCGGCGTCGGTGTCGTCGCCGCGGATCTACCGCGAGCTGGGGTGTGAGGTGCTGACGGTGAACGCGACGCCGGACGGCCACTTCCCCGGCCGCGACTCGGAGCCGGTCCCGGAGAACCTGGAGGCGCTCTCCCGGCTCGTCGCGACCTCCGACGCCGACGTGGGGATCGCCCACGACGGCGACGCGGACCGCGCCGTCTTCGTCGACGAGGACGGCGGCTTCGTCGACGGCGACACCTCCTTCGCGGCGCTGGCCGACGCCTGTCTGGACCCCGGCGACACCGTCGTCAGCGCCGTCAACGTCTCCCAGCGGCTCGTCGACGTCTGCGACGCGAACGACGCCGACCTGGAGCTGACGCCCATCGGCGCGACGAACATCATCACTCGGACGCGCGAGCTCCGCGAGGAGGGGCGGTACGTCCCCGTCGCCGGGGAGGGGAACGGCGGGCTGTTCTTTCCGCCGTACCGGCTCTCGCGGGACGGCGCGTACATCGGCGCCCGCTTCCTCGAACTGCTCGCGGACGCGGGCGACCCCGCCAGCGAGGTCGTCGCCCCCTACGCCGACTACCGCTTCGTGCGCCGGAACGTGGAGTACGCCGACGCCGACGAGCGCGACGAGATGCTCTCCGCGGCGCGGGCGTACGTCGAGACCGCCGACGCGAAGCCGAACACCACGGACGGCTACCGCCTCGACTACGGCGACGCGTGGGTGCTCGTGCGCCCCTCCGGGACGGAGCCGAAGATCCGCGTCTACGCCGAGTCCGCCGACGCGGACCGCGCCGAGCAGCTCGCGGCCGACATGCTGGTGGCCGTCGAGAGCGGGCGGTAG
- a CDS encoding Sjogren's syndrome/scleroderma autoantigen 1 family protein yields the protein MSDGFDKEAEREKLREKLADDEEKREHTQRMSELLLQGATMTNRHCDDCGDPIFRKDGQEFCPTCHTVDAADVEGDDSAAGNSAANNSTESASGDARANAVDRSPTPPTDGAQSPATGANGAAEPRRPDRESAGTPPEPSTEASAPTAGASEGASAATTAAGSGSVADARESLTRTLYRFAAAAEETDDPRRARDHLQAAREAAEALAALDR from the coding sequence ATGAGCGACGGGTTCGACAAGGAGGCCGAACGGGAGAAGCTCCGCGAGAAGCTCGCGGACGACGAGGAGAAGCGCGAGCACACCCAGCGGATGTCGGAGCTCCTCCTGCAGGGAGCGACGATGACGAACCGCCACTGCGACGACTGCGGCGACCCGATCTTCCGAAAGGACGGACAGGAGTTCTGTCCGACCTGCCACACGGTCGACGCCGCGGACGTCGAGGGAGACGACTCGGCCGCGGGCAACTCGGCCGCAAACAACTCGACCGAGAGCGCGTCCGGGGACGCCCGCGCGAACGCGGTCGACCGATCGCCGACACCGCCGACGGACGGAGCGCAGTCCCCGGCGACCGGCGCGAACGGGGCGGCCGAGCCGCGGCGGCCCGACCGGGAGTCGGCCGGGACGCCCCCGGAGCCGTCGACCGAGGCGTCCGCTCCGACCGCCGGCGCGTCCGAGGGGGCTTCCGCGGCGACGACGGCCGCCGGGTCCGGGAGCGTCGCCGACGCGCGCGAGTCGCTGACGCGGACGCTCTACCGGTTCGCCGCTGCGGCCGAGGAGACGGACGACCCCCGACGGGCGCGCGATCACCTGCAGGCGGCCCGCGAGGCGGCCGAGGCGCTCGCGGCGCTCGACCGGTAG
- the sufU gene encoding Fe-S cluster assembly sulfur transfer protein SufU, which produces MGLGSDMYRQQILDHYKNPRNYGELEEPDFTHVGENPSCGDTIRMDVDLDEAGETIEAVRFTGDGCAISMASASMLSERLHGMAVEELHEMDTDDVTEMLGVDISPMRVKCAVLGRQVAQDGSKIHRGELDPDDRTITEE; this is translated from the coding sequence ATGGGACTGGGCTCGGACATGTATCGGCAGCAGATCCTCGACCACTACAAGAACCCGCGAAACTACGGGGAGCTCGAGGAGCCGGACTTCACGCACGTCGGCGAGAACCCCTCCTGCGGCGACACGATCCGGATGGACGTCGACCTCGACGAGGCGGGCGAGACGATCGAGGCGGTGCGCTTCACCGGCGACGGCTGCGCCATCTCAATGGCCTCCGCGAGCATGCTCTCGGAGCGGCTCCACGGGATGGCGGTCGAGGAGCTCCACGAGATGGACACCGACGACGTCACCGAGATGCTCGGCGTCGACATCTCCCCGATGCGGGTGAAGTGCGCGGTGCTCGGCCGGCAGGTCGCGCAGGACGGCTCGAAGATCCACCGCGGCGAGCTCGACCCCGACGACCGCACGATCACCGAGGAGTAG
- a CDS encoding response regulator: MTDSTRSPTASDARTDTHTTNGGDPSEGGGPVVLLHVEPDAHSAELLAAFAERFADGFAVRSVEGMGAALEALDAADCVVTEQRLPDGSGVELVERLRERDGGVPVAFHTTCRESETEARALGAGADAYFSKRSERGQYDRLLERLRGLVGGDARSPRTATTVSPDGPGAAAGAPPSEE; encoded by the coding sequence ATGACAGATTCCACACGATCTCCGACGGCGTCCGACGCCCGGACAGACACGCACACCACCAACGGCGGCGACCCGTCCGAAGGCGGGGGCCCCGTCGTCCTGCTTCACGTCGAACCGGACGCGCACTCCGCGGAGCTGCTGGCGGCGTTCGCGGAGCGGTTCGCCGACGGGTTCGCGGTCCGGTCGGTCGAGGGGATGGGGGCGGCGCTGGAAGCGCTCGACGCGGCCGACTGCGTCGTGACCGAGCAGCGGCTCCCGGACGGCTCCGGCGTCGAACTGGTCGAGCGGCTCCGGGAGCGGGACGGCGGCGTGCCGGTCGCGTTTCACACCACCTGCCGCGAGAGCGAGACGGAAGCGCGGGCGCTCGGGGCCGGCGCGGACGCCTACTTCTCGAAGCGGTCGGAACGCGGCCAGTACGACCGCCTCCTCGAGCGACTCCGCGGACTCGTCGGCGGCGACGCCCGGAGCCCCCGCACGGCGACGACGGTCTCACCGGACGGACCAGGGGCGGCCGCAGGAGCGCCTCCCTCGGAGGAGTAG
- a CDS encoding aminotransferase class V-fold PLP-dependent enzyme, with product MGVQEQYPFDVEALRADFPVLDRKVGGDPESPGEGPGDDTPLVYLDNAATSHTPDPVVDAISDYYRSYNSNVHRGIHQLSQEASVAYEEAHDTVADFVGAAGREEIVFTKNTTEAMNLVAYAWGLEELGPGDNVVLTEMEHHASLVTWQQIGKRTGADVRFIDVTDEGRLDMDDARELVDDDTEMVSAVHVSNTLGTINPIADLADLAHDNDAYVFADGAQSVPNRAVDVKELGVDFFAFSAHKMCGPTGIGALYGREELLDSMQPYLYGGDMIRRVSFEDSTWEDLPWKFEAGTPSIAQGIGFAAAIEYLEEIGMDRVEAHEDLLAEYAYDELTDLGGVEIYGPAGDDRGGLVAFNVEGVHAHDLSSILNDYGIAIRAGDHCTQPLHDEMGVAATARASFYLYNTVEEIDALVEAVGEARDLFA from the coding sequence ATGGGAGTTCAGGAGCAGTACCCGTTCGACGTGGAGGCGCTCCGGGCCGACTTCCCCGTCCTCGACCGGAAGGTCGGCGGGGACCCGGAGTCGCCGGGGGAGGGACCGGGCGACGACACGCCGCTCGTCTACCTCGACAACGCGGCGACGTCGCACACGCCCGACCCGGTCGTCGACGCGATTTCCGACTACTACCGGAGCTACAACTCCAACGTCCACCGCGGGATCCACCAGCTGAGCCAGGAGGCGTCGGTCGCCTACGAGGAGGCCCACGACACGGTCGCCGACTTCGTCGGCGCCGCGGGCCGCGAGGAGATCGTCTTCACGAAGAACACGACCGAGGCGATGAACCTCGTCGCGTACGCGTGGGGCCTCGAGGAGCTCGGCCCCGGCGACAACGTCGTCCTCACCGAGATGGAGCACCACGCCTCGCTCGTCACCTGGCAGCAGATCGGCAAGCGGACCGGCGCCGACGTGCGGTTCATCGACGTGACCGACGAGGGCCGGCTCGACATGGACGACGCCCGGGAGCTCGTCGACGACGACACGGAGATGGTGTCGGCCGTCCACGTCTCGAACACGCTCGGCACGATCAACCCGATCGCCGACCTCGCGGACCTCGCGCACGATAACGACGCGTACGTCTTCGCCGACGGCGCGCAGTCGGTGCCGAACCGCGCGGTCGACGTGAAAGAGCTCGGCGTCGACTTCTTCGCCTTCTCCGCGCACAAGATGTGCGGCCCGACCGGGATCGGCGCGCTGTACGGCCGCGAGGAGCTCCTCGATTCCATGCAGCCGTACCTCTACGGCGGCGACATGATCCGGCGGGTCTCCTTCGAGGACTCCACGTGGGAGGACCTGCCGTGGAAGTTCGAGGCCGGGACGCCCTCGATCGCGCAGGGGATCGGCTTCGCGGCCGCGATCGAGTACTTAGAGGAGATCGGCATGGACCGGGTCGAGGCCCACGAGGACCTGCTCGCGGAGTACGCCTACGACGAGCTGACCGACCTCGGCGGCGTGGAGATCTACGGCCCGGCGGGCGACGACCGCGGCGGGCTCGTCGCGTTCAACGTCGAGGGCGTCCACGCGCACGACCTCTCCAGCATCCTCAACGACTACGGGATCGCGATCCGCGCCGGCGACCACTGCACGCAGCCGCTCCACGACGAGATGGGCGTCGCCGCCACGGCGCGCGCCTCCTTCTACCTTTACAACACCGTGGAGGAGATCGACGCCCTCGTCGAGGCCGTCGGCGAGGCGCGCGACCTGTTCGCCTGA